Proteins from a single region of Ananas comosus cultivar F153 linkage group 3, ASM154086v1, whole genome shotgun sequence:
- the LOC109707141 gene encoding proline-rich protein 2-like produces MGTRLLLSSVLFALCAVRFAAEFVGAETPAAVVVGSAVCSDCATKKIEHERAFNGLHAAVKCKAATGLYETKAMGELDNTGSFNIPLPADTLAADADDLNHDCFVELHSTASPEATTPCPAKPSKLIPAAKANGGERVFTAASGPLSFASATCTSATFKFDPFHKHHKFDFPPKSHYFPPVYKKPLPSPTPVPTYKPPVPVYKPPVPVYKPPTPVYKPPVPVYKPPVPVYKPPTPVYKPPTPVYKPVPFHHLHPKPFPHFHKFPPYSPHPLKKIFKKKHHFFPPAKAEANP; encoded by the exons ATGGGAACTCGGCTGCTGCTCTCCAGCGTTCTGTTCGCGCTTTGTGCGGTGCGCTTTGCTGCGGAATTCGTCGGGGCAGAAACGCCGGCGGCTGTGGTCGTCGGCTCGGCCGTGTGCTCAGATTGCGCGACGAAGAAGATTGAACATGAACGCGCATTCAACG GGCTTCACGCAGCCGTGAAGTGCAAAGCCGCCACGGGCTTATACGAGACCAAAGCCATGGGCGAGCTCGACAACACCGGGAGTTTCAACATCCCTCTCCCCGCCGACACcctcgccgccgacgccgacgaccTCAACCACGACTGCTTTGTAGAGCTCCACTCCACGGCGTCCCCTGAAGCCACCACCCCGTGCCCTGCAAAACCATCGAAGCTAATTCCCGCCGCCAAAGCAAACGGCGGCGAGCGCGTGTTCACCGCGGCATCCGGGCCGCTCTCGTTCGCGTCGGCAACGTGCACCTCCGCCACCTTCAAGTTTGACCCGTTCCACAAGCACCACAAGTTCGATTTCCCTCCAAAATCTCACTATTTCCCTCCCGTCTACAAGAAGCCGCTTCCGTCACCAACACCCGTGCCTACATACAAGCCCCCCGTTCCGGTCTACAAGCCCCCCGTTCCGGTCTACAAGCCGCCGACTCCGGTCTACAAGCCCCCCGTTCCGGTCTACAAGCCGCCCGTTCCGGTCTACAAGCCGCCGACTCCGGTTTACAAGCCACCCACCCCGGTCTACAAGCCAGTTCCCTTCCACCACCTGCATCCCAAGCCGTTTCCTCACTTCCATAAGTTCCCTCCTTACTCCCCTCACCCTCTGAAGAAGATCTTCAAGAAGAAGCACCACTTCTTTCCTCCTGCTAAAGCTGAAGCAAATCCTTAG